The Dyadobacter sp. 676 DNA window AGCCGGGCCGACAGTGCTCAACTCGTCGGCAACGTCCATAGCACATGTGGTTTTACCCAAAGCTAAGAAGACGCACCCGACAACCACCGTACCGGTCGCTGACCTTGCCGGAACCGATACTACGCAGCATTTTAACAGCATCCGATTTATCGACAACAACCACGATATACCCAACCGGGAGATGGTCGTGCGTGATGATCGCGGCAATGTCTATCATTTGAAGTTTGCCGATCATGTTCTGGTCAAACTGCGGGTGAACGGGGAGGAAATTGCTGAAAAAGAATTGACCAGATACGATAACCTTGTGGCGGGAATTGAAAAGGCCAGGTTGGATGCGCAGGCTGGAAAAGCCCGCGCCATGAAAGGCAGAATACCCAGCCAGCGGTATGCCGATATGAAAACAGGTAAGTGGGGCCTGCCGCAGACGGGAAAGAGAAATTCACGCGTCAAACAAATGCCCCCGCCAACCGATATCAGCTACGATCAGACGCGTGTGCGTGGCGTGATAGCCGCGTTGGTGCGCGCGGGTGTGGTGGAAAATGCGTCGCAGGTTGAATGGTTTGGTATCAATGAGAACGAACTGCTTGTCAACGGCAAAAAGCAATCTGCCTCTTTGCATCAGGAGTTGAAGGAGCGGTATGACATCCGGCCGAAGGTCGGGTTATTTTATGGCCCCATCGAGATGGTCGGCCAGGGGATAATCCTGGAAAAAGGTGATTTGTGAAACCACCAAACATGATTTATCGCTTTTGCGGGGCGTATTAATGTCCGGTGAAGCACTCATTTCGGAAGACGAGATCAAAGCAGGTGATATTTAAATCATCCGACTGCAAAGTGCGGCTTGTTTGAATGCAAGCCGATTGTGTCAGGTGCTCTTTTAAAGATAAAACCCGTATGTAGCCGCGAGAGCGAAATCTACAAAGTAGGAGTTTTTCATTACGGTCTTTCAGTGAATGTAACTACCTTATTGCGAATTCAGCAGCCAGGATCGAGCGTGTGTGAAGCCCGGCACACTATTGGCTGTTAGATTTTTCGCCTAAACCTGCATACAATGAAATACAATATCAGGATTCTTGCTAACTGCTGTTTTTTAGGGTTATCTAATAACCTCTTTGCCCAGGAAGACCTTTCGGTGTATGGTTATTGGAAATACCATCAACCGGCGGCCAGTCAGCTTTTTTACAAATCGCTCAGTGAAAGGGCATTTGGGCAGCTCGGCAAGCGTGAGACAGCTGTTTCGTCGCTGACCACCAAAGCGCAGTGGCGGAAACGGCAAGCGGACGTTCGCGCAAAGCTCGCAAGGGCCGTCGGACCTTTTCCTGAAAAAACACCCCTGAACCCGGTCATTACAGGAACATTGAAAAAGGATGGCTTTTCAGTTGAAAAGCTGTATTTCGAGTCCCGTCCCTGTTACCATGTGACAGCCGCCATGTTCCTGCCCGATAGCAGGCAGGAAAAGGCACCCGCGATCATTTTTTGCAGCGGACATAGTGAGAACGGCTTCCGCAGCGAAGCCTATCAGCGTCTGATCCTGAATTACGTTAAGAAGGGTTTCATTGTATTGGCCTTTGATCCGATCGGGCAGGGGGAGCGCATACAGTACCAGCCCGACGAGCTGAAAGAGGGAGCAACGGGCGAGCATTCCTATGCGGGTGTGCAGTCATTTATATCCGGACTTCCACCGGCCAATTACTTTATCTGGGACGGCATTCGGTCAGTGGATTATTTACTGACCAGGAAGGAGGTCGACCCGGCGCGTATAGGCATAGCCGGCCGGTCGGGCGGGGGAACACAAAGCGCTTATATCGCCGCAATGGATGACCGGATCGCGGCGGCCGCTCCCGAATGCTACATCACCACCTTTGATAAACTGATCCGCTCAAACGGGCCGCAGGACGCTGAGCAAAACCTGATGTTCGGGCTGGAAGAGGGGATCGATATGGCCGACTTTCTGGAAGTGCGCGCACCGAAACCCACACTGATCGTGGCTACTACACGGGACATCTTTGCGATTCAGGGAGCCAGAGATAGTTATAATGAAGCCAAAAGGGCGTACGAGGCTTTCGGGAAAGCCGGACAGATCCAGATGACCGAAGACGACGCCGGTCATGCTTCTACGGCCAGAAACAGAGAGGCTTCCTACGCGTTTTTTCAAAAGTATCTTGACAATCCCGGCAGTCCTTCCGATCTGGAGGTGCAATTGCTGACCGACGAAGAGCTGCATGTAACGCCCGGCGGACGCGCCATCGCCGCTTTGAAGGGTGAAAGTATGTTTTCGCTGAATGAAAAACGCGCCAAAGCGCTTGCCACCAAGAGGAGCGCGGTAAGGTCGGCTGCGGACCTTTCCGCTGAGCTGAAAAAGAAAATCATGGCTGTTTCCGGATTTACGAAGCCGGCCGGCAAAATGGACGTCATTTTCTCGGGCAGGCTGCACCGTCCCGGTTATGCCATGGAAAAATACCTGGTGAAAGGCAGTAGTGGTTACCACCTTCCTGTTCTTTGGCTTAAACCCGCAAAAAGCATTGGAAAGACCGTCCTTTTGCTGGATGATCAAGGGAAGGCGCAAGCAGTACAGCAAGGCAAGCTGGCCGACCGGCTGGCGCGTCAGGGTTGCGAGGTGGTCGTTCCCGACCTGAGCGGCATCGGCGAACTCGGAAGCGGGTTCATTAGCGGTGGCGATTCGGTCATTGAGGGTGTTCCGCTGAACTTGTGGTTCTTTGGCATGTTGACGCACAAAAGTCTGGTGGCAACCCGAGCTGAGGAGATTATGGTCCTTGCAGAATTTATCAGAAAAAACGGAACCGCAGGAACTGTTCTGACAGGCGTCGCCGCGGGAACGTTAACCTCGGATTTGCTGCATGCGGCTGTGATCCAAAATCCATTCAGCAAATTGGTGCTGCTCCAACCGCTGGTATCGTACCAATCCATTGTCGAGGAAAGGCTCTATAAACCTGGCTTCGCCCTATCGGCCGTACCCGGCGCATTGACCGAATATGACCTCCCGGATCTGGTGGAAGCGCTTTCTTCGAAGGACCTGCTAGTAATTAATCCGGTTACCGCGGCGGGAAAGGAAGTAGATCAAAAGCAGGCTGACTCCATTTACCAGCGGGCGTTGAAACAAAAACAGGGCGTTGGATTGAGTGTCCGCTGCGGATTGCAATACGAAGAGCTGCTGGAATCTGCCATGCTGTGGATCAAGTAGATGTTTTTCTTGCGGGAGAGATTATGTACTGTCAGGCACCGGACAATCAGTTGGCCGTCAAACCTTGTGATCAAATATATTGTTAGTTTAGCATGGAGCACTTTAGTCATATCACGGATGCTATCCAGATGGCAAGCGAACATCAAAATGGATATTTTAATACGCTGCTAAATACGGTGAATGATCATGTGGTTCGCCTGAGCGTAATGACTGAACCGTTTTATTGGCACTTTCATCCTAATTCCGACGAGGTTTTTCTGACGCTTGAAGGCATTTTATTGATTGAACTGGAAAGTGAAACCATAGAGCTTTCGCCGGGACAATTATTCACCGTACAAAGGAATATCCCGCACCGGACCGCTCCCAAAAATGGCCGCTCTGTAAACTTAACATTTGAGCACCAGCATATGGAAACCGTCAGAATGTAGACACGGTTAAAACGAAAGAGACGACATGAAAAGGCCCCCCGCTCCGCACATTCCATCGAATAATTGAATTTGTATAAGCTGATGCCATTTTGAATGTAAAAACGACAGCCTGCAATTCGAACACAATTGATAGCAGAACTGGTGTATCTGACCGCTGCCTGTTTTCAGGCACATAAGGCTAAAAACTGCATAAGATAAGCATGCAGGCGGGCTCACGATGCTGAGTGGAAAAGCAACATCAGGCAAGCTGATACTCTCCAAGTCTATGAATGCCGTTTACCCCCTTCGCTACAATTAATCCGGAACTGTCCGACGGCACAACCGGCAAAGTAGTGCTTCGGTTCGATTTCTGGACATGACAGCCGCCGCCGCGGTTATCAAAATTTATCAGGGAGCATCCGCAACCGGGACACCGGTTGAGACGATAACATCAGCAAACGCTTCCGGTTATTTGTTGCAAACCCGAACATATACGGGCCCTGTTAGAAAGTAATCAACTGCCGCGACCTGCTGGATCACTGGCTTCCGGAGCTGCGAAGTAAGTGGTGACCGGCAATGGTTTTTCGGCTGGTCAACCGAAGGTGTCCCTGATTACTTTGAACTTCCTAAAAAAAAGCTCATTCACACTAGTGAAAGCGCTGGCTGGGTTGTCTGATGTAAAATGCTGAACCGTCAAGCCGGAATTCTATCGGATTTGGGCTGAATTCCTCAGAGTTTTATGAAGGTCGAAATAAAAGATAGCCATGGCGAGGTAATAGCCGCTAACATAGAGAACAACAGACAAGAAGGACTTTCGCCATATATTAAGAATTCTTATTCTACCGTCGAACGATACTGGAAGAGCGAGACTACCGAAATAACGGCCGGACAAACCCACGTCGCGATGCACGACGTAGATGTGAAGGAGTCGATAAGCCTTAAAACCTACGACGCTCCGCTAATGGTAGGACTGCTTTTTCTTGAAAAGGGCAAAGTACAAGTGAGACAACCCGAGCAAGCTTTCAGGGAAATCACGACGCTGCAACACAACCTGGTCTGCCATTCCCAACAAACAGAAGAGACATTGTTTGCAGCCGGGCAAAAAGTACGCCTGACCATTATCCACCTCTTACCAGCCTATTTTTTCAAACTGGCAGAAGGTGGGAGCCCCGCCATTGACCGGATGGCTGATGACGTTTACACACGAAACCAGCACTCATTCGTAACCAGCCATAACTTACAAATAACCTCGCCCATGCTCAGGCTGTTGAACTCTTTTGATTCATCGGCCTACAATGCAGCCTCGCTTCGTTTGTACACCGAAGCGAAAATACTGGAATTGCTTTCCCTGCAAATTGCGCAGATCGAAGATACCTCCCAGCGCGCAGTCCTTTCCAAATTCAATGAAAGCGATGTCAAACGGTTGAATCTGGCGAGAGAATATATTTTGTCGGACATCTCTTTTACGCCCTCAATGGAATCCATTTCGCTGGAGGTTGGAATGAATGTTTACAAATTGAAGACGGGATTCAAGGCCTTGTTCGGCCAGTCGTTATTCAACTATTTGCGGGAAGAGCGGCTCAGGACAGCCTATCGGGAAATTACCAAAAGGGACCGGTCTTTGACCGAAATAGCCTATCAAACCGGATTTGCCTCAATCAGCCATTTCAGTGACGCATTCAAAAATCGCTATGGCATTTCCCCAAGTCAATTGCGATAAGCGCATTTTCATTTTTCGAAAACAATACTACCGCATTTGAAACAGGGAGTCTGGCTGCCAGGATTTATTTGCAATCAAAAACAAAAGATGAAAGCAAGTAAATTATCATTGTTAGTTTTGATACTGATCATGTTTCGCGCGCTGGCCGGTTATGCCCAGGTTTCCGAGATCGAGGTTTCGGCAAAGTATCATCCGGCCTCCGGATATTTATCCCCCGCAGACAGTGTTTCCAGGCCGGGGAAGGCCATCCAGTCTGAAATCAATGTGTCGGCGTTGATCAATATCCACACCAGGATTGATTCTGCTACGGGAAAAATACGGTCGCTCGGATCGAATGTCCATGCGCGTTACACTGGCTTTTCCCGGGATGGATACAATGCGCTGATATTACCTTCCGAGCTGTATGCCGTCAATGTTGGCCTGTACTACTACTCTACGATTAACTGGAAATGGGCCTACAATGTGTTCCTGAACACGGCTGTCAATTCCGACTTTGAACAAGTTGATAAGAATGACGCATTTCTGGCAGGGGGTGCTGTATTCATCCGGGGATTCACCCCCAACTTCAGTTTGGGATTTGGCGCAATTGTTCACAACAATTTGGGCGCGTTTATGCCCTGGCCTGCTTTAACGGTCGATTGGAAGATGGGCGGCAAATTCAAACTGAACATCCGGACGCCTGACAAGTCAGCCGGAATCGCGCATTATGTCGGCATTAGTTATATTCCCAATTACCGGTGGAATATCTCGTTCGCATTTCAACCGGAAGTACTATCTTATGATGTCGCTACCAACAGTGAGCGAAAGAACAGGCTGATGAGCTTTTGGCAACTGCCGTTCACACTTTCGCCCACGTTCCGTGCCGGTAATTTTCAGATTATTCCAAAACTAGGTTTTACCGCGCTCCGTCGCTATGCTTATGGTGAGAAAAAGGTATCTGAAATGTTTACGGAATATCCCTATCATGGCCTGGGTACAAATCTGATTTACGGAATTGGCATTAAGTACCGGCCCTAGCCAGCAAACAATCGAAGTCCGTAGCTTGTGATAGCCGCCGGAATCCATTCTCTCGGTTAGTGAGATTGCCTATGCGCTCGGGTTCGAACATCCACAATCGTTCAGCAAGCTGTTTAAATTAAAGACCAAACAAAGTCCCTTGGATTTCAGACATTCTTTTAGCTGATGTATGCTGAGCTGACAAGCTTTTGATCCCCTTCATTCATAGTTTGCCAGTTGATGTGCGTTAGTTCGAATACAGCAGCTTACGAAAAGCCGCAGGCGAAAGACCGGTTTTCTGTTTGAACAATTTATTGAAAGACTGCGGATGTTCGAAACCCAATGCATAAGCGACGTCGGCTGTGGTCAACATATCGCTGCCTAACATTTCCTTGGCTCTTTGGATCATCTTCAAATGAATGTGCTGCTGGGTAGTCTGGCCGGTGAGGGATTTGAGCATGTCCGACAGATACCGCTGGGAGATGTTCAGGTGCCCGGCTATTTCCTGAGTCGTCGGCAAGCCACTTACGAGTGCCTCTTTCTTCTCAAAGCGCTCATTTAAAAACGCATTCATCCGGTCGATCAGGTCGTGATGGACCATGTTGCGGGTCAGGAATTGGCGGTGATAAAAGCGGTTACAATGATGCAACAGCAGTTCTATTTGAGAAACGAGTACGTCGTGGCTGAAATGATCGGTCTGCGTTCCCAGCTCTGCGGCAATCGACTCAAACACAGCCTTGATCACATGCTTTTCTTTTTCGGAAAGAAACAGTGCTTCGGTTACCGAATAGGAGAAAAATCCGTAGCGGTGAATGCGCGATGCAAGCGGATGTTTGTAAAAGAGGTCGGGGTGGAAGTACAATGCATAGCCTTCGTGTTCGTCCAAATCATCGGAGAGCTCCACTAGCTGATTCGGCCCCACGAAAGCAAGCCCGCCATCGCGAAAATCATAAGCACCCGGCCCGTATTTCGCTTTACCGGAGAACCGCAGTTTGAACGCGATTTTATAGAAATGCAATAAATATTGGCTGCCCGCATCATCCACCGCAGGTTTATTTTTGTCGTAATTGACCAATGTGATCAGCGGATGAAGCGGCGACGGCAGGCCGACCCGCTCCATTAATTCTGAGATATTTTTGAAAACCACAGGTTGCCTATGCATATGCGGACAGTGCTTCTTTTCAATTACTAATTTAAAACATCAGGCCTCAATCCTGGATGGCCGGGCGGATCACTATGTCGCCAATGTCCACCTGATCAGGCTGGCTGATCGCGTACACAACGGCCTCTGCAATGGCGCTTGCAGGGATTGCAATTTCGTTCGCCCGCTGCGTCAGGACACTGCGAATACCTTCATTCCTGATTTTTCCTGTAAAAGGCGTATCTACAAATCCGGGCGAAATTCCGGTCACACGCCAGCGTCCTTTTGATTCCTGCCGCAGCGCTTCGCTAATCGTGCGTACTGCATTTTTGGTGGCGGCATATACGCCCATTGTGGGTACGATGCTGATGCCGGCGGTCGAAATGATATTGATAATATGTCCGTAACCCTGCATTTTGAACACCGGCAGTGCCGCGGCGATGCCATACAGCGTGCCTTTCAGGTTCACGTCGATCATCTGTTCCCAGCCTTCCACGTCCACATCTTCCAATAATTGCAGCTGGCTAACGCCCGCATTATTGATGATCACATCCAGCCTGCCAAATGCACTCAATGCCAATTGCACAAGCGAGGCCGCGTCGGTCTGTCTGGTAACATCCGTTTGCTGATATGCGGCCTGGCCGCCTGCTTTTTGAATACGATCCGTTAAACTTGCCAGGGCATCTGTTCTTCGGGCACCCAGTACCACTTTCGCTCCTTTTGCTGCCAACAATTCCGCTGTTGCTTCACCTATGCCGCTACTGGCGCCGGTGATGGCGACTACCTTTTTTCGATTCCATGGATCATATCGTATGAATGGTTGTACAATACAAAATTCGGGAAACAGCAGGCGCAAAAGGTAGCCGGAACCGCCGAATGTGTAGTCGATAATTCCGGTTGAATCTCATATCTGTCCATATTGAAAAATTCCGATGAGATGCCTTGCCGCTGGATTCAAGCTTGATCGCCGAGTCAGCAAATCGCATACACCAAACATGGCTTTTAATTAGCCGGCATTTTGCATATTTGCAAGAAATAATTGTTCGATGAACTTATTACCGCAAGACGAACTTCACCTTTGGCGTAGAATACAGGCAGGCGATGGGCAGGCATTTCAAGAACTCCACCAGATCCATATCCGGCACCTGCTCAATTACGGACTCCGTCTTTGCGGTTCGATGTCAACTGTGGAAGATTGCGTCCAGGATGTGTTTGCCGAACTGTGGCTGTATCGCCAGGGTATTACTCAGCCCATTTCGATGCGCTTTTATTTGCTGAAAGCACTTCGCAATAAGCTCAAAGCGCAGTACAGAAAAGAGCATTCGTTCATTTCCGGCTGGGACGACGACCGGGATAACATCGATCGGCCGGTTTTCAACGTGGAGCCATCCACTGAACAAAACCTCATTGACTTGGATATAGAAGCGGAACGCGAGCAGCAGATCAGGGCGGCGATGAATGCCTTATCGCCCCGTCAGCGCGAAATCATTTATCTCCGGTATTTTAATGATCTGACTTACGATCAGATCTGTGAGCTGCTCAATATCAACTATCAGACCGCGCGTTCGCAAATTTATCATAGCCTGAAAATCCTCCGCAATACGCTCAACGGCAACGATTTGCGGTCAACGCTTTCCTTCCTATTCTTCTTTTAAGAAAACTTTTTCAATTTTTCATGCTACAAAACAACGGTTTCGTCTCACTGTATAGTTGAAAGACTGTTACTATGAAACCGTATAGCGATTACATTCATAAAGATATTTCCCGACTGCTCGATCACCTCACCCTGCATATTGCGGGTGTATTATAGAGGAACGACAGATTGAACCGCTTCCGGTAATTCTATGAAAGCATGAATTTATTGCCGAGTTCGGGTTTAAGAAAAGGATTGCCTGCGAATGCGGCCCATTTGGTTGAATCAGCTGTTTCCGAAATAATGACCAGGGCTTTGCAGGCGGTTGGCTCCGGTTCCGGCAGCGCCGATGAATTTATTGCAATGGTATCCGAGGAACTGGACCGGTATGCCATCGATTACCGGATTGCTATTGACAATGACGACGTCATTAACTTAGCCGGTCAGTACCGCGAACTGATACGGAAATGGGAAACATTGCCTGAGGGCGATGGTATCGAGCTTGATTTTCCTATCGAAAACTGGGCATAATATGCCTTCCAATCTGCCCGGTAACCGCATAAAAAACGGTAACAATGCAGCGGCGCGCTACCTGTATTGCTGCCAGCCAAGTTGTTTTCTGGTTGAGGGCAACTTGTGCTGTTCTGCAAAATCATTCCGTACTTTTTTTACATCGTTCCACCACCGGTCAAGCGGATAATGCAACTCTCTGTAAATAAGATAGCTCAGGTCGATGGTGCGTACGGGTTGATGGTCTTTGATATCGTCTACCTCTTGTAAAAATGTCCGTCCATTGGCTTTTTCAACCAGCGGCTGCCATTCTTTGAACCAAATACTTTCGACGAATGCAAAGGTACTGTCGCGTTGCTTTTTCAGCTTGCCGATCATGTCCATTGCCGCATCGATGTGTTTTATGGCCATTTTTGGATGGGCTGCCGCTGCCGATGCATTTTGCAGCAAATCCGCGACCCGGTTCAGTGTGATCAGCATACGCAGATTTTGTCCGCAGATGGCCGCCACGGATTCCAGCACTTCCAGGTTGTAAAGCTGCTTTTTAGAAAGCGATTTATTCTTTTGGAGAAGTCGAATGGCATATGCATTGCGGGGGAGCATTGCTTTTGCTGTGGCAAAACGTTCAGCACTGACCGGATAAGGTTTGCCCGCGATCGCAAGCGTACCGGATTCCGGCACGGGCAATAGGGGTAACGTCTGGTCTTTTTCGGGTTGAACGAAAAGACTGTCCGAGTTTCCTTTGATGGGCGTCCGCCAGGGCGAGGGAATCCAGTTCCAGCTGTCGGTGTGGAACTCGGCCTGCTCGCTGAGGACGCGGTAAACGCTATCCATGTCCTTTTGCGCAGGTCCGTAAAACGACGTCATAAACCGGGCAGAGGCGTCGGCCGGAGTCAGATTCCGATTGTTCCAGCCTGCCGCCGTGCCAGTGGCATAGCCAAGCCAGAAGGTTTCGGGATGCAATCCCGCATCCGCCCAGCCGGCGATTACGACCCCCATAAACGAGGATAGGTTGCCGGAGAATGCCGTTCCTATCTCCCTGAACATGTCTGCTACGCGCCCCGACGAGCGGTCACTGCCGTCGGCCATGACCGCGGTTTTCGTGTGCAGGGGGTAATAGTTGGGAAAAATAGGTTCCGCACCCTGTGTAGCGGTGTACACAAACTGCCGGATACCGTGTTTTTTATAGTCGGCAGCTATTTCTTTATTATAAACCCCATTCACCAAATGCGTGGGCAATGCGGTAATATCCTCCCGCCGCAATGGAAATTCTCCCCAAAAGAGCACCGTGCGGCCCTGCTCATGCAGGCGGTCGGCCAGTTTTTTGATAAACCAGGCCAGTAACCTGCCATTTCCGCCGAGGCTGTCGGCCATAGGTTTTTCGGAAGGCGCCTTGCCGGTGTAATAGGCCTCGTCGTTGGAAAGGAGAATGTATTTGCTCCCTTTGCTCGCATCGATGAGCTCGGAGAACATCGCGTCGAGCAAT harbors:
- a CDS encoding sigma-70 family RNA polymerase sigma factor, whose amino-acid sequence is MNLLPQDELHLWRRIQAGDGQAFQELHQIHIRHLLNYGLRLCGSMSTVEDCVQDVFAELWLYRQGITQPISMRFYLLKALRNKLKAQYRKEHSFISGWDDDRDNIDRPVFNVEPSTEQNLIDLDIEAEREQQIRAAMNALSPRQREIIYLRYFNDLTYDQICELLNINYQTARSQIYHSLKILRNTLNGNDLRSTLSFLFFF
- a CDS encoding AraC family transcriptional regulator, with the translated sequence MKVEIKDSHGEVIAANIENNRQEGLSPYIKNSYSTVERYWKSETTEITAGQTHVAMHDVDVKESISLKTYDAPLMVGLLFLEKGKVQVRQPEQAFREITTLQHNLVCHSQQTEETLFAAGQKVRLTIIHLLPAYFFKLAEGGSPAIDRMADDVYTRNQHSFVTSHNLQITSPMLRLLNSFDSSAYNAASLRLYTEAKILELLSLQIAQIEDTSQRAVLSKFNESDVKRLNLAREYILSDISFTPSMESISLEVGMNVYKLKTGFKALFGQSLFNYLREERLRTAYREITKRDRSLTEIAYQTGFASISHFSDAFKNRYGISPSQLR
- a CDS encoding SDR family oxidoreductase, with protein sequence MFPEFCIVQPFIRYDPWNRKKVVAITGASSGIGEATAELLAAKGAKVVLGARRTDALASLTDRIQKAGGQAAYQQTDVTRQTDAASLVQLALSAFGRLDVIINNAGVSQLQLLEDVDVEGWEQMIDVNLKGTLYGIAAALPVFKMQGYGHIINIISTAGISIVPTMGVYAATKNAVRTISEALRQESKGRWRVTGISPGFVDTPFTGKIRNEGIRSVLTQRANEIAIPASAIAEAVVYAISQPDQVDIGDIVIRPAIQD
- a CDS encoding acetylxylan esterase, which encodes MKYNIRILANCCFLGLSNNLFAQEDLSVYGYWKYHQPAASQLFYKSLSERAFGQLGKRETAVSSLTTKAQWRKRQADVRAKLARAVGPFPEKTPLNPVITGTLKKDGFSVEKLYFESRPCYHVTAAMFLPDSRQEKAPAIIFCSGHSENGFRSEAYQRLILNYVKKGFIVLAFDPIGQGERIQYQPDELKEGATGEHSYAGVQSFISGLPPANYFIWDGIRSVDYLLTRKEVDPARIGIAGRSGGGTQSAYIAAMDDRIAAAAPECYITTFDKLIRSNGPQDAEQNLMFGLEEGIDMADFLEVRAPKPTLIVATTRDIFAIQGARDSYNEAKRAYEAFGKAGQIQMTEDDAGHASTARNREASYAFFQKYLDNPGSPSDLEVQLLTDEELHVTPGGRAIAALKGESMFSLNEKRAKALATKRSAVRSAADLSAELKKKIMAVSGFTKPAGKMDVIFSGRLHRPGYAMEKYLVKGSSGYHLPVLWLKPAKSIGKTVLLLDDQGKAQAVQQGKLADRLARQGCEVVVPDLSGIGELGSGFISGGDSVIEGVPLNLWFFGMLTHKSLVATRAEEIMVLAEFIRKNGTAGTVLTGVAAGTLTSDLLHAAVIQNPFSKLVLLQPLVSYQSIVEERLYKPGFALSAVPGALTEYDLPDLVEALSSKDLLVINPVTAAGKEVDQKQADSIYQRALKQKQGVGLSVRCGLQYEELLESAMLWIK
- a CDS encoding glycoside hydrolase family 20 zincin-like fold domain-containing protein, which encodes MKTIAICRKFFLFIYCCIILHGHTFAQIAASAKLSAGNGRPGSGLLPLPQRMALTDQRFALGKSWKIVADASLVGTQAMAGLQQGLKEAGLPLSVAGNKAAAGKAPAIQLIVRKGAVEIGASVDTNRAALARQAYRLSLKPTLITITANAEQGLYYGIQTFLQLLRESSQLPQGEITDWPNVEVRMIYWDDAHHLEKLNALKRIIKQASTYKINAFSIKLEGHFEYKSAPAIVEPYALTAREYQELTDYAKAHYIDLVPFLDAPAHVSFILKHPEYRKLRLIDDINYQFSVTNPGTFELLDAMFSELIDASKGSKYILLSNDEAYYTGKAPSEKPMADSLGGNGRLLAWFIKKLADRLHEQGRTVLFWGEFPLRREDITALPTHLVNGVYNKEIAADYKKHGIRQFVYTATQGAEPIFPNYYPLHTKTAVMADGSDRSSGRVADMFREIGTAFSGNLSSFMGVVIAGWADAGLHPETFWLGYATGTAAGWNNRNLTPADASARFMTSFYGPAQKDMDSVYRVLSEQAEFHTDSWNWIPSPWRTPIKGNSDSLFVQPEKDQTLPLLPVPESGTLAIAGKPYPVSAERFATAKAMLPRNAYAIRLLQKNKSLSKKQLYNLEVLESVAAICGQNLRMLITLNRVADLLQNASAAAAHPKMAIKHIDAAMDMIGKLKKQRDSTFAFVESIWFKEWQPLVEKANGRTFLQEVDDIKDHQPVRTIDLSYLIYRELHYPLDRWWNDVKKVRNDFAEQHKLPSTRKQLGWQQYR
- a CDS encoding cupin domain-containing protein, which codes for MEHFSHITDAIQMASEHQNGYFNTLLNTVNDHVVRLSVMTEPFYWHFHPNSDEVFLTLEGILLIELESETIELSPGQLFTVQRNIPHRTAPKNGRSVNLTFEHQHMETVRM
- a CDS encoding DUF6268 family outer membrane beta-barrel protein, translating into MILIMFRALAGYAQVSEIEVSAKYHPASGYLSPADSVSRPGKAIQSEINVSALINIHTRIDSATGKIRSLGSNVHARYTGFSRDGYNALILPSELYAVNVGLYYYSTINWKWAYNVFLNTAVNSDFEQVDKNDAFLAGGAVFIRGFTPNFSLGFGAIVHNNLGAFMPWPALTVDWKMGGKFKLNIRTPDKSAGIAHYVGISYIPNYRWNISFAFQPEVLSYDVATNSERKNRLMSFWQLPFTLSPTFRAGNFQIIPKLGFTALRRYAYGEKKVSEMFTEYPYHGLGTNLIYGIGIKYRP
- a CDS encoding helix-turn-helix domain-containing protein; the protein is MHRQPVVFKNISELMERVGLPSPLHPLITLVNYDKNKPAVDDAGSQYLLHFYKIAFKLRFSGKAKYGPGAYDFRDGGLAFVGPNQLVELSDDLDEHEGYALYFHPDLFYKHPLASRIHRYGFFSYSVTEALFLSEKEKHVIKAVFESIAAELGTQTDHFSHDVLVSQIELLLHHCNRFYHRQFLTRNMVHHDLIDRMNAFLNERFEKKEALVSGLPTTQEIAGHLNISQRYLSDMLKSLTGQTTQQHIHLKMIQRAKEMLGSDMLTTADVAYALGFEHPQSFNKLFKQKTGLSPAAFRKLLYSN